The Tistrella bauzanensis nucleotide sequence TCGCGGGCACGCCGATCGCAGGTCAGGCGAGGGGCGCATCCAGCCGGTCGCGCAGCAGATCTCCCAGAAGGCCGACCGCGAGCGCGGTCGTTACGATGACCAGTGCGGGAAGTAGCGGAATCCAGGGCGCGACTTCCAGATAATCACGGCCATAGCCCACCATGTTGCCAAGGCTGGCCAGCGGCGGCTGCACGCCGAGCCCCAGAAACGACAACCCGCTTTCGATCAGCATGATTTCGGGAAAGTTGAGCGTGGCCGACACGATCAACGTGCCCGCCATGTTGGGCAGCACATGGCGCAGATAGATCCGGACCGGTCCGGCGCCCAGGTCGCCCGCCGCCGCGACATAACCCTGGCCCCCGGCTGAAAGCGCCAGTCCGCGCGCGATGCGGGCGATTTTCTCCCAGCCATGGAAGCCCATCAGCACCACGAACAGCAGCAGGTCGTTGCCGAAGAAGGCGAGCACCGCCAGCGCGAAGATCATGAACGGGATCGCCGCCTGCAGGTCGATCAGAACCAACAGCGCCTGTTCGATCCAGCCGCGGAAATGCGCCGCCAGAAAGCCAGCGGTCGTGCCGATCACCATGGCGATCGCCGTCGAGGCGAAGGCGATGGTCAGGCTGATCCGGATCGAGACCAGAAGCCGCGAGAGCATGTCGCGGCCCAGATCGTCGGTGCCGAGCGGATGGAGCATGCCGCCGCCCAGGCCCGCCGGCGGCGCCAGCCGCTGGCGCAGGTCGAGCGCGTCATAGGCATAGGGCGCCAGATAACCGGCGCCCAGCGCCGCCACCAGCATCAGCGCCAGCCAGCCCGCCGAGAACCAGAGCAGCAGGCGCCCGGCCTTCAATCGCGGCCACCGCCGCCGACGCCGAACGGTGGGGGCGATGCCGGCGCGCGCGGGCAGATCAGGGGCAGTGGTCATGACGGATCCTCGATCAGGCTGCCGGCGCCGCCGGCGCGGCGGATGCGCGGATCGAGCCAGCCATAGGCCAGATCGATCGCGAGATTGGCGGCAACCATGGTGGCGCCGGCCAGCAGCAGGATGGTCTGGACCACGGCCAGATCGCGGTTCGCGACCGCCGTTACCATCAACCGCCCGATGCCGGGCCAGGCAAACACGGTTTCCACCACCACCGCCCCCGCGATCAACCCGCCCAGCAGGAAGCCCAGCAGGGTGACGGTGGGGATCGCGGCATTGGGCAGGGCGTGATCGCGCACCACCCGCCGCCAGACCAGACCCTTGGCCGATGCGGTGCGGATATAGGGCCGGCCCAGCACCTCGATCATCGCCGAGCGGCTGAACCGCGCCACCGCCGCGGCGCCGGCAACGCCAAGAGTGACGACCGGCATCACCGCATGGCGCCAATCCTCCAACCCGGCTCCAGACCCCGCCCCCGATCCGGCCGAGGGCAGCCAGCCCAGTTCCACCGAGAACACCAGCACCAGCAGCAGGGCGAAGACGAAGCTTGGCATCGCATGGCCGATCATCGCCGCCGCCATGGTCACCCGGTCGCCGGCGGCATCGCGGTGCAGCGCCGCATGGATGCCGGCCGGCAGGCCGATCGCCAGCTTCATCACCAGCGCCGGCACGGTGATCATCAGCGTCGCCGGGATGCGTTCGAACACCACATCCACCGCCGGCCGGCCGTCGAGCATCGACTGGCCGAGATCGCCGGTCGCCACCGCGCGCAGATAGTGCAGGTATTGCAGCCACAGCGGCTGGTCCAGGCCCCAGGCCTTGCGGAACGCCTCGATCGCCTCGGCCGGTGCATCGACCGACAAGATCAGCAGCGCCGGATCGCCCGAGGCCCTGAGCACGACGAAGGCGAGGCTGACAATCAGCAACAGGGTGAGCGCGGCCCTGAGCAGGCGTGAGACCACGAACCCCGTCATCGCCCACCTCCGGATGCGGCCAGCGGCCGGATGTCGCGGTCACCGGGGATGAAGGCGGCGGCGGCGGCGCTTCCGGTCTCCGCGACCTGATGGCAGGCGACCATGCGGTCGGCGCCCGCCGGGCGCATCGGCGGCGGGGTGGTCCGGCACAGACCGGTCGTCAGCGGGCAACGGGGATGGAAGGCGCAGCCCTGGGGCCGGCGTGCCGGATCGGGCGGATCGCCGGCCAGCCGCACCCGGCCGGTGGCAAGGCCGGCCGTATCGCGCCGGCCCGCCACCGATGCGACCAGCGCCCGGCTATAGGGGTGCAAAGGCTGGTGCAGCACCATGTCGACCGGCCCCTGTTCGACGATCCGGCCCAGATACATCACCGCCACCCGGTCCGACACCTGACGCACCACCTTCAGATCGTGGCTGATGAACAGCGTGGTCAGCCCGCGCATCTGGCGCAGATCGTCGAGCAGGTTCAACACCTGCGCCTGCACCGAGACATCCAGCGCCGAGACTGGCTCGTCGCAGACCAGAAACGCCGGATCCAGGATCAGCGCCCGCGCCAGCACCACGCGCTGGCGCTGACCGCCCGAGAGTTCCTGCGGCCGGCGGCGGGCGACGGCGCCGTCCAGCCCCACCTCGCGCAGCAGGGTGAGCGCCCGGTCGTCGCGGTCGCGGCTGTCGCCGATCCGGTGGATGTCGAGCGGTTCGCGAAGCTGGGCCAGAACCGGCAGGCGCGGGTCCAGCGCGCCCAGCGTGTCCTGATAGACCATCTGCATCCGGCGCCGCGCATGGCGCCATGCGGCATCGCGCCGGCGCGGCACCGGCTGGCCGTCGACGGTGACCCGGCCACGGGTGATCGGGGTCAGGCCCAGCACCGCGCGCGCGGTGGTCGACTTGCCGCAGCCGCTTTCACCGACAAGGCCCAGCGTGCCGCCGCGCGGGATCTGGAAACTGACCCCGTCGACCGGCGCCACCGTCGGCGCCGGGCGCCGCAGAAACGGCAGCGGCAGGCCGGTCGCGCGGCCGCGGAAATGGCAGGCGAGGTCGTCGACGGCCACGAAGGGAGCGTCGATGGTCATCCGGCCATCTCCCACAGCATCGGCTGGCGGTGGCTATGGGGGAGGGCGGTTGCCTTGAAGCAGGCGACCTGATGGAGCCTGTCGGCGGCGAGGGTATCGGCGGCGAGGGTATCGGCGGCGAGGGGGG carries:
- a CDS encoding ABC transporter permease, whose translation is MTTAPDLPARAGIAPTVRRRRRWPRLKAGRLLLWFSAGWLALMLVAALGAGYLAPYAYDALDLRQRLAPPAGLGGGMLHPLGTDDLGRDMLSRLLVSIRISLTIAFASTAIAMVIGTTAGFLAAHFRGWIEQALLVLIDLQAAIPFMIFALAVLAFFGNDLLLFVVLMGFHGWEKIARIARGLALSAGGQGYVAAAGDLGAGPVRIYLRHVLPNMAGTLIVSATLNFPEIMLIESGLSFLGLGVQPPLASLGNMVGYGRDYLEVAPWIPLLPALVIVTTALAVGLLGDLLRDRLDAPLA
- a CDS encoding ABC transporter permease, giving the protein MTGFVVSRLLRAALTLLLIVSLAFVVLRASGDPALLILSVDAPAEAIEAFRKAWGLDQPLWLQYLHYLRAVATGDLGQSMLDGRPAVDVVFERIPATLMITVPALVMKLAIGLPAGIHAALHRDAAGDRVTMAAAMIGHAMPSFVFALLLVLVFSVELGWLPSAGSGAGSGAGLEDWRHAVMPVVTLGVAGAAAVARFSRSAMIEVLGRPYIRTASAKGLVWRRVVRDHALPNAAIPTVTLLGFLLGGLIAGAVVVETVFAWPGIGRLMVTAVANRDLAVVQTILLLAGATMVAANLAIDLAYGWLDPRIRRAGGAGSLIEDPS
- a CDS encoding ABC transporter ATP-binding protein is translated as MDAPFVAVDDLACHFRGRATGLPLPFLRRPAPTVAPVDGVSFQIPRGGTLGLVGESGCGKSTTARAVLGLTPITRGRVTVDGQPVPRRRDAAWRHARRRMQMVYQDTLGALDPRLPVLAQLREPLDIHRIGDSRDRDDRALTLLREVGLDGAVARRRPQELSGGQRQRVVLARALILDPAFLVCDEPVSALDVSVQAQVLNLLDDLRQMRGLTTLFISHDLKVVRQVSDRVAVMYLGRIVEQGPVDMVLHQPLHPYSRALVASVAGRRDTAGLATGRVRLAGDPPDPARRPQGCAFHPRCPLTTGLCRTTPPPMRPAGADRMVACHQVAETGSAAAAAFIPGDRDIRPLAASGGGR